Proteins from a genomic interval of Medicago truncatula cultivar Jemalong A17 chromosome 3, MtrunA17r5.0-ANR, whole genome shotgun sequence:
- the LOC112420059 gene encoding cellular nucleic acid-binding protein-like, with translation MKNKRLARGNNNNCGGPTRSSNQNRGRGGNGKKPYEDSREPKGDYNNSLEPSAGDRGDLFKPKAYCFKCGDPGHYADKCSAKSDLCYRCREPGHLARDCKA, from the coding sequence ATGAAGAATAAGAGACTTGCTCGAGGGAATAACAATAACTGTGGGGGACCAACTCGTTCCAGCAATCAAAATCGTGGACGAGGAGGAAATGGGAAGAAGCCCTACGAGGACTCTAGAGAACCTAAAGGGGATTATAATAATTCATTGGAACCTAGTGCTGGAGACAGAGGAGACCTCTTTAAGCCAAAGGCTTATTGTTTCAAGTGTGGAGATCCAGGACACTATGCTGACAAATGTTCCGCAAAGAGCGATCTATGTTATCGTTGTCGTGAGCCAGGACATCTTGCTAGGGACTGCAAGGCATAA